A genomic window from Agrobacterium larrymoorei includes:
- the metG gene encoding methionine--tRNA ligase translates to MTDKTPFYITTAISYPNGKPHIGHAYELIATDAMARFQRLDGRDVFFLTGTDEHGQKMQQTARAEGISPEELAQRNSDQFREMGKLLNASNDDFIRTTEERHHETSRNIWNLMSNAGDIYKDSYAGWYSVRDEAYYAEDETEVRADGVRYGPQGTPVEWVEEESYFFKLSEYQDKLLKHYEENPDFIGPAERRNEIISFVKSGLKDLSVSRTTFDWGIKVPNDPKHVMYVWVDALTNYITATGYIEDKNGPRAKYWPADVHIIGKDIIRFHAVYWPAFLMSAGLPLPKRVYAHGFLLNKGEKMSKSLGNVVDPVNLVNHFGLDQVRYFFLREVSFGQDGSYSEEGIATRINADLANGIGNLASRSLSMIVKNCDGQIPTPGAFTDEDKAMLAAADALLASCRDEMNKQMIHKALASIIAVVSETDRYFASQEPWALKKTDAERMGTVLYVTAEVVRQIGILLQPFMPASCEKLLDLVAAPADKRDFAALGEAGRLVPGTPLEAPKPVFPRYVAPEA, encoded by the coding sequence ATGACAGACAAGACCCCTTTCTACATCACCACCGCGATTTCCTACCCCAATGGCAAGCCGCATATCGGCCATGCCTATGAGCTGATCGCGACGGATGCCATGGCGCGGTTTCAGCGTCTGGATGGGCGGGATGTTTTCTTTCTGACGGGTACTGACGAGCACGGCCAGAAGATGCAGCAGACGGCACGTGCGGAAGGCATTTCGCCGGAGGAACTGGCGCAGCGTAATTCCGACCAGTTTCGCGAGATGGGCAAGCTGCTGAATGCCTCCAATGATGACTTCATCCGCACCACGGAAGAGCGTCACCACGAGACATCACGCAACATCTGGAACCTGATGTCGAATGCCGGTGACATCTACAAGGATAGCTACGCCGGATGGTACTCGGTCCGCGACGAGGCCTATTACGCCGAAGACGAAACCGAGGTGCGCGCCGATGGCGTTCGCTACGGACCACAGGGCACGCCGGTGGAGTGGGTCGAGGAGGAAAGCTACTTCTTCAAGCTCTCCGAGTACCAGGACAAACTTCTGAAGCACTACGAAGAGAATCCCGATTTTATTGGTCCGGCCGAGCGCCGCAATGAAATCATCTCTTTCGTCAAATCCGGTCTGAAGGATCTTTCCGTTTCGCGCACAACATTCGACTGGGGCATCAAGGTGCCGAACGATCCGAAGCATGTGATGTATGTGTGGGTGGATGCGCTGACCAACTACATTACCGCGACCGGCTACATCGAAGACAAAAATGGCCCGCGGGCAAAATACTGGCCAGCTGATGTGCACATCATCGGCAAGGATATTATTCGCTTCCACGCCGTCTACTGGCCAGCCTTCCTGATGAGTGCCGGTCTGCCGCTGCCAAAGCGGGTCTATGCGCATGGCTTCCTGCTCAACAAGGGCGAGAAGATGTCGAAATCGCTCGGTAATGTGGTCGATCCGGTCAATCTGGTGAACCACTTCGGGCTCGATCAGGTGCGCTATTTCTTCCTGCGCGAGGTCTCCTTCGGCCAGGATGGCAGCTATAGCGAGGAGGGGATTGCCACCCGCATCAACGCCGATCTCGCCAACGGTATCGGCAACCTCGCCAGCCGCTCGCTTTCGATGATCGTCAAGAACTGCGACGGGCAGATCCCCACACCGGGCGCCTTCACGGACGAAGACAAGGCCATGCTTGCTGCTGCCGACGCGCTTCTGGCAAGCTGCCGCGACGAAATGAACAAGCAGATGATCCACAAGGCCCTGGCCTCGATTATCGCCGTCGTTTCCGAGACGGACCGCTACTTCGCCAGCCAGGAACCATGGGCGCTGAAGAAAACCGATGCGGAGCGCATGGGCACCGTGCTTTATGTGACGGCGGAAGTCGTGCGCCAGATCGGCATTTTGCTGCAGCCCTTCATGCCAGCCTCCTGCGAAAAGCTTCTCGACTTGGTTGCTGCACCCGCCGACAAGCGGGACTTTGCGGCGCTTGGGGAAGCTGGCCGACTGGTGCCCGGCACGCCGCTTGAGGCGCCGAAACCGGTCTTCCCGCGTTACGTGGCACCGGAGGCGTAA
- a CDS encoding NUDIX domain-containing protein: MEKVCPVVFRETSSGREVLGFIHPSAVKQFVKGTVEKGESLQDAAKRELEEESGLVVGSAMIFLGTSPIGPENVSWHFFAYRGKSLPDSWDHATTDDHSHTFSFFWHPLEQPLSDDWHPVFHQALAFFSPRIRQFCTPL, encoded by the coding sequence ATGGAGAAAGTTTGTCCGGTCGTTTTCCGCGAGACCTCAAGCGGTCGGGAAGTGCTCGGTTTCATCCATCCATCCGCGGTCAAGCAATTCGTCAAGGGAACGGTGGAAAAGGGCGAGTCTCTGCAAGATGCCGCTAAGCGAGAGCTCGAAGAGGAAAGCGGCCTGGTCGTTGGTAGTGCCATGATCTTTTTAGGCACCAGTCCTATTGGTCCAGAAAACGTGTCGTGGCACTTTTTCGCTTACCGCGGAAAGTCGCTGCCAGATTCTTGGGATCACGCGACCACTGACGATCATAGTCATACCTTTTCGTTTTTCTGGCATCCGCTTGAGCAGCCTTTAAGTGACGATTGGCATCCCGTCTTTCACCAGGCCCTGGCATTTTTCTCTCCGCGAATTCGACAGTTTTGTACTCCCCTTTAA
- a CDS encoding DNA polymerase III subunit delta', protein MSETPGVLDGAIAPQDNTRLFGHDEAEQFLAQSYRSGKGHHAILIEGPEGIGKATLAFRFANHVLSHPDPAVAPDQIADPEPSSFVSRQISSGASHNLLHLTRPVDEKTGKTKSAITVDEVRRAGHFFSQTSGTGNWRIVIIDPADDLNRNAANAILKILEEPPKRAMFLVLSHAPGKLLPTIRSRCMPLRLQPLADSAMENALENLGLSIAGEKRAALLQASKGSVAQALKLVNYGGSDIVDVFNAVMSAEGPSARKQMHKLADVLAQKDGDIILGFFMEHATEQLMHRAKCAAIAGDLKGAERQARLSSSLSERITIAQAYNLDKKQMVLSILEDMRSV, encoded by the coding sequence ATGAGTGAGACACCGGGCGTTCTCGATGGTGCGATTGCACCGCAGGACAATACGCGCCTTTTTGGCCATGACGAGGCAGAGCAGTTTCTGGCGCAGTCCTATCGCTCGGGCAAGGGCCATCATGCCATCCTGATCGAGGGGCCAGAGGGAATCGGCAAAGCAACGCTTGCCTTTCGCTTTGCCAATCACGTTCTATCGCATCCCGATCCGGCTGTGGCGCCGGACCAAATTGCCGATCCTGAACCGTCATCGTTCGTCAGCCGCCAGATATCATCCGGCGCCTCGCACAATCTGCTGCACCTGACGCGACCGGTTGACGAGAAAACAGGGAAGACCAAGTCAGCCATCACGGTTGATGAGGTGAGGCGGGCAGGGCACTTCTTCTCGCAGACATCGGGTACCGGTAACTGGCGGATCGTGATCATCGACCCGGCGGACGATCTCAATCGCAACGCTGCCAATGCGATCTTAAAAATACTGGAAGAGCCGCCGAAGCGGGCAATGTTCCTGGTTCTGTCGCATGCGCCCGGCAAGCTTCTGCCGACCATACGATCGCGCTGCATGCCGCTGCGTCTCCAGCCTTTGGCTGACAGCGCGATGGAAAATGCGCTCGAGAATCTGGGGCTTTCGATTGCGGGGGAGAAGAGGGCGGCCCTTCTGCAAGCCTCTAAAGGAAGCGTAGCCCAGGCGCTGAAGCTCGTCAATTATGGCGGTTCGGACATCGTCGATGTGTTCAACGCCGTGATGAGCGCTGAGGGACCTTCGGCGCGCAAGCAAATGCACAAGTTGGCCGATGTTCTGGCGCAGAAGGATGGCGATATCATCCTCGGTTTCTTCATGGAGCACGCGACTGAGCAGTTGATGCACCGCGCCAAATGCGCAGCGATCGCGGGGGATCTGAAGGGCGCCGAACGCCAAGCCCGACTGTCCTCCTCGCTGTCCGAGCGCATCACCATTGCGCAGGCGTATAATCTCGACAAGAAGCAGATGGTGCTCTCCATTCTGGAAGACATGCGTTCGGTGTGA
- the tmk gene encoding dTMP kinase yields the protein MPQKGLFISFEGGEGAGKSTQIRILAETLRSRGLEVVVTREPGGSPGAEAIRHVLLSGAAEAFGVRMEAMLFAAARNDHVEEVIRPALESGAVVLCDRFLDSSRVYQGTTGNLEPEFIETLQRIAVDGTMPDLTLIFDIPAVDGLARARKRADDGAAPDRFEKEELETHEKRREAYLDIALNEPRRCRIVDAKQPQERVTEDVLAMVEPLLERFEHLSDVAQ from the coding sequence TTGCCCCAAAAAGGACTGTTCATAAGCTTCGAAGGCGGTGAGGGCGCTGGCAAATCCACGCAGATCCGTATCCTGGCGGAAACGCTGCGCAGCCGTGGGCTTGAAGTCGTCGTGACACGCGAGCCAGGCGGTTCGCCAGGGGCTGAAGCCATTCGTCACGTGCTGCTCTCGGGTGCTGCAGAGGCTTTTGGCGTGCGCATGGAAGCGATGTTGTTTGCCGCAGCCCGTAACGACCATGTGGAAGAGGTGATCCGTCCGGCACTCGAGAGCGGTGCTGTGGTTCTCTGCGACCGATTTCTCGATTCATCGCGCGTCTATCAGGGCACGACTGGAAATCTGGAGCCGGAGTTCATCGAAACGCTGCAGCGCATTGCGGTGGACGGCACGATGCCCGATCTGACGCTGATCTTCGATATTCCCGCTGTGGATGGTCTGGCGCGCGCGCGCAAGCGTGCCGATGATGGTGCGGCACCCGATCGCTTCGAGAAGGAAGAGTTGGAGACGCATGAAAAGCGGCGCGAAGCCTATCTCGACATTGCGCTGAACGAGCCCCGCCGTTGCCGCATCGTGGATGCCAAGCAGCCGCAGGAGAGGGTGACGGAAGACGTTCTGGCGATGGTCGAGCCACTCCTTGAGCGTTTTGAACATCTTTCGGATGTGGCGCAATGA
- a CDS encoding D-alanyl-D-alanine carboxypeptidase family protein — MVTLIPKIIRRFSFVALVLACSAATASAQSGGLVVKAQQAYMIDAETGTVLLSLNETTPFPPASLAKLMTVETVFDALKNGRVSPETAYPVSEYAWRTGGAPSRTSTMFAALKSSVSVNDLLTGVVVQNANDGCIILAEGIAGSDAAFAKAMTDRAKAIGLTGSVFANSTGLPDPANTTTAKDMVMLAKHIRETYPDRYGLFTKPDFEWNRIFQRNKNTLLAADLGIDGLGLGFAEGHGYSAVVSAERDGRRIYLTLAGMEDDKTRQEEARRVVEWGLTAFQKRELFQKNETVGSVSVYGGAASAVDLAVHETVSVLVPLNNPDRLSGRIVYKWPLNAPLDAGYNAATLRIFSGERLLREVPLYTTAAVAPGTLSQNAAGALKELLFFWL; from the coding sequence ATGGTGACTTTGATACCGAAAATCATCCGTCGTTTCAGCTTCGTTGCGCTGGTGCTGGCCTGCAGCGCAGCGACTGCGTCAGCGCAATCCGGTGGTCTCGTCGTCAAGGCACAGCAGGCCTATATGATCGATGCCGAGACCGGCACGGTTCTGCTGTCGCTGAATGAGACCACGCCGTTTCCGCCTGCGTCTCTTGCCAAGCTGATGACGGTGGAAACCGTTTTCGATGCGCTGAAGAATGGTCGCGTCTCGCCAGAGACGGCCTATCCTGTATCAGAATATGCCTGGCGAACGGGTGGCGCTCCCTCCCGAACCTCCACCATGTTCGCCGCGCTAAAATCCTCCGTGAGCGTCAATGATCTTCTGACGGGCGTGGTGGTGCAAAACGCCAATGATGGCTGCATCATTCTGGCGGAAGGCATCGCCGGCTCGGATGCGGCCTTTGCCAAGGCGATGACGGACCGGGCGAAAGCGATTGGATTGACGGGAAGCGTCTTTGCCAACTCCACCGGGCTTCCTGACCCGGCCAACACAACGACTGCCAAAGACATGGTCATGCTGGCCAAGCACATTCGTGAGACCTATCCGGATCGCTACGGCCTTTTCACCAAGCCGGATTTCGAGTGGAATCGCATCTTCCAACGCAACAAGAACACGCTTCTTGCGGCTGATCTCGGCATCGATGGTCTGGGGCTCGGTTTTGCCGAGGGCCACGGTTATTCCGCTGTTGTTTCTGCCGAAAGAGACGGTCGCCGTATCTACCTGACGCTGGCCGGGATGGAAGACGATAAGACACGGCAGGAAGAGGCCCGTCGCGTTGTCGAGTGGGGGCTGACGGCATTTCAAAAGCGCGAACTGTTTCAAAAGAACGAAACGGTTGGCAGCGTCAGCGTCTATGGGGGTGCGGCTTCGGCTGTCGATCTTGCGGTGCATGAGACGGTGAGCGTGCTTGTGCCACTCAACAACCCTGATCGGCTGTCGGGTCGCATCGTCTACAAATGGCCGCTCAATGCGCCTCTCGATGCAGGGTATAACGCCGCGACGCTTCGCATTTTCTCCGGCGAGAGATTGCTGCGGGAAGTGCCTCTTTACACGACCGCGGCCGTCGCGCCCGGCACGCTCAGCCAGAACGCGGCCGGTGCTTTGAAAGAGCTGTTGTTTTTCTGGCTCTGA
- a CDS encoding septal ring lytic transglycosylase RlpA family protein, with amino-acid sequence MKSTVTKIGVSVKWVGIAVLCAATASCSTTSETKTKPKRSKEYFAESEYGVKASPRIAEGANVPKGGGRFLVGNAYTVKGRRYFPKEDPGYDKTGLASWYGSAFHGRMTANGEAYDKEHLSAAHPTFPLPSYARVTNLENGSSVVVRVNDRGPFHEGRLIDVSSKTADLLDMKGTGTANVRVQYVGRAPLDGHDMPFLMASYIPKGSRAPGVNPEGQIASGVMVASASQRNIPIPSNPAYGGSAQTALVGTKKNNALQAMPLVEGPAPASFGGQGNVQFIALPEIGPFINERPEGNFLRVPGPSPRYASAYSEAAPASKVAQVFDAVLVDHGELTEESILNYVKNKQNKVR; translated from the coding sequence TTGAAGTCTACCGTTACGAAGATTGGCGTCAGCGTCAAATGGGTCGGCATTGCCGTTCTCTGTGCCGCGACCGCATCATGTTCGACGACGTCGGAAACAAAAACGAAGCCAAAGCGCAGCAAGGAATATTTCGCCGAGTCGGAATATGGCGTGAAGGCAAGTCCGCGTATCGCAGAAGGTGCCAACGTCCCCAAGGGCGGTGGCCGGTTCCTCGTGGGCAATGCTTATACGGTCAAAGGCCGTCGGTATTTTCCGAAGGAAGATCCAGGCTACGACAAGACCGGTCTGGCCTCCTGGTACGGTTCCGCTTTCCATGGTCGCATGACGGCCAATGGTGAGGCTTACGACAAGGAACATCTTTCCGCCGCTCACCCGACATTCCCGCTTCCGAGCTATGCCCGCGTCACCAATCTTGAAAATGGTTCATCCGTTGTCGTTCGCGTCAACGATCGCGGTCCCTTCCATGAGGGTCGTCTGATCGACGTATCCAGCAAGACTGCCGATCTTCTCGACATGAAGGGCACCGGCACTGCCAATGTACGGGTGCAGTATGTCGGTCGCGCGCCGCTCGATGGTCACGACATGCCATTCCTGATGGCGTCTTACATCCCCAAGGGATCGCGCGCTCCTGGCGTCAATCCTGAAGGTCAGATTGCAAGCGGCGTGATGGTGGCTTCCGCATCGCAGCGAAACATTCCGATTCCATCCAACCCTGCCTATGGTGGCTCGGCGCAGACCGCGCTGGTTGGCACGAAAAAGAACAATGCGCTTCAGGCCATGCCGCTGGTGGAAGGTCCGGCACCTGCTTCTTTCGGAGGGCAGGGCAATGTTCAGTTCATTGCGCTTCCAGAGATTGGCCCCTTCATCAACGAGCGTCCTGAAGGCAACTTCCTTCGCGTTCCAGGCCCATCGCCACGCTATGCTTCTGCCTATTCCGAAGCTGCGCCAGCATCCAAAGTTGCTCAGGTTTTCGATGCCGTCCTTGTCGACCATGGCGAGCTGACGGAAGAGTCCATTCTGAACTACGTGAAGAACAAGCAGAACAAGGTCCGTTGA
- a CDS encoding glycoside hydrolase family protein translates to MPWEGLVLRSHWDPFAKIYDICYGKTRINGKPVAPGMTFTQPQCKDMLLRRVHHDYYKQIVQYSPNLSKAPTSVRASMISGSYNFGVGAWCRSTAKALVDAGQWKAACEAQTRFQQGRRLVNRREMGDAQRLGEAELCVSGL, encoded by the coding sequence ATGCCATGGGAAGGCTTGGTTCTCCGTTCACATTGGGATCCGTTCGCTAAGATTTATGACATCTGCTATGGCAAAACGCGCATCAACGGCAAGCCGGTGGCGCCGGGTATGACTTTCACACAGCCGCAATGCAAAGACATGCTGCTGCGCCGTGTCCATCACGACTATTACAAGCAGATCGTTCAATACTCCCCGAACCTCTCGAAAGCGCCAACCAGCGTCCGCGCCTCGATGATCTCCGGTTCTTATAACTTCGGCGTGGGCGCATGGTGTCGATCGACGGCGAAGGCTCTTGTCGACGCTGGGCAGTGGAAGGCGGCTTGCGAAGCGCAGACGCGCTTTCAACAGGGCAGGCGGCTCGTCAACAGACGCGAGATGGGCGATGCGCAGCGCTTGGGCGAAGCTGAGCTTTGCGTGTCCGGCTTATGA
- a CDS encoding DUF7940 domain-containing protein, protein MLIANWWQVLKRAWSIRWILLAGLLSGLEVFLPIIDGYVDIPRGLFAALSAIATCGAFVSRILVQKGVSDADQ, encoded by the coding sequence ATGCTCATTGCCAACTGGTGGCAGGTGCTGAAACGCGCCTGGTCCATCCGATGGATTTTGCTCGCCGGTCTACTGTCCGGCCTCGAAGTCTTCCTGCCCATCATTGACGGATACGTCGATATCCCACGCGGCCTGTTCGCGGCGCTCTCGGCTATTGCGACCTGCGGCGCCTTCGTTTCCCGAATCCTTGTGCAGAAAGGTGTCTCCGATGCCGATCAATAA
- a CDS encoding tyrosine-type recombinase/integrase: MRYKETKSGKSRVVAPSSSVIDELKRHRIAQAEEQLKIGIRPDDNSFVVAQVDGSPLKPVSLTHEWTRLLAKTSLPKIRFHDMRHSHATQLLAAGVHPKIASERLGHSTIGITLDLYSHVMPGMQANAAEQVDAAIQSARKPSTK; the protein is encoded by the coding sequence GTGCGATACAAGGAAACGAAGTCCGGCAAGTCTCGTGTCGTCGCGCCGTCGTCATCTGTGATTGACGAATTGAAGCGCCACCGGATCGCCCAGGCGGAGGAGCAACTGAAAATCGGGATCAGGCCGGATGATAATTCATTCGTGGTTGCCCAGGTAGACGGTAGCCCGCTGAAACCAGTATCACTCACTCACGAGTGGACGCGATTGCTGGCAAAGACATCCTTGCCCAAGATCAGGTTTCACGATATGCGCCACTCCCATGCTACCCAATTGCTTGCCGCCGGGGTCCACCCAAAGATTGCCAGTGAACGCCTCGGCCACTCGACAATCGGCATCACGCTTGACCTGTATTCCCATGTAATGCCGGGGATGCAAGCAAACGCAGCGGAGCAGGTTGACGCCGCAATCCAATCTGCTAGAAAGCCCTCGACCAAATGA